GATTGAATCCGATTCTTTTTCGGAAAGGTTAATTGCTTTTGCAGCGGTAGAAGGAATTTTCTTCTCCGGGGCATTTTGTTCTATTTTCTGGTTAAAGAAAAGAGGCCTATTACCAGGATTAACATTCTCAAACGAACTAATTTCCAGAGACGAAGGAATGCATTGTGATTTTGCCGTTCATTTGCATAATAACCATATCGTATATAAAGTTCCCAAAGAACGCATCAAAGAAATCATAGTGGAAGCTCTAGATATCGAAAGAGAGTTCATAATAGAATCACTACCCGTTAGCTTAATTGGTATGAATGCCAAATTAATGATAGAATATTTGGAGTTTGTTACCGATAGATTATTAGTAGAGTTTGGCTGTGAAAAAGTATACAATGCAACAAATCCTTTTGATTTTATGGAAATGATCTCACTGGAAGGAAAAACCAATTTCTTTGAAAAAAGAGTATCTGAATATCAAAAAGCAGGTGTCAAATCAGGAGGTACGGGCTCCATAAGTTTCGACGCAGACTTTTAAATTAAAGAAAAACTGCTCTTGCAGTTTATATATCACATTACAAAAATAAATAATACATGTACGTAGTAAAAAGAGATGGTAAAAAAGAACCTGTGATGTTTGATAAAATCACAGCAAGAGTAAAAAAGTTGTGTTATGGATTAAACACTATAGTTGATCCTACAAAAGTAGCCATGCGGGTAATAAAAGGGTTATATGACGGCGTAATGACTTCCGAACTTGATAATTTAGCAGCTGAAATTGCAGCTACCATGACCACTGCACATCCGGATTATGCAAAATTAGCTGCACGGATTGCCGTATCTAATTTACATAAAAATACTAAGAAGTCGTTCTCAGACACTATGAATGACTTATACCATTACGTAAATCCTCGTACCGAAAAGAAAGCTCCCCTACTAGCAGATGACGTATATGAAATTATCAAAAAAAATGCAGAAAAATTAGATTCTACCATTATTTATAATAGAGATTTTAACTATGATTATTTTGGTTTTAAAACATTAGAACGTTCTTATTTATTAAAGTTAAACGGCCAAATAGTGGAACGCCCTCAACATATGCTTATGAGGGTTGCCGTAGGAATTCATAAACATGATATTGATGAAGCCTTAGCCACGTATGAGTTAATGAGTAAAAAATATTTTACCCATGCAACCCCTACGCTTTTTAATGCCGGAACCCCAAAACCTCAAATGTCATCGTGTTTTTTACTACAAATGCAGGATGATAGTATTGAAGGTATTTACGATACACTAAAACAAACAGCTCAGATATCTCAATCTGCAGGGGGAATAGGGTTATCTATCCATAATGTAAGGGCTACAGGATCTTATATCAGAGGAACCAACGGAACATCAAATGGCATCGTTCCCATGCTAAAAGTATTTAATGATACCGCTCGTTATGTAGATCAGGGTGGTGGAAAACGCAAAGGTTCTTTTGCCATGTATTTAGAACCCTGGCATTCGGATATTTTTGATTTTTTAGACCTAAAGAAAAACCATGGAAAAGAAGAAATGCGTGCCAGAGATTTATTCTATGCTATGTGGGTACCGGATTTGTTTATGAAAAGAGTACAGGAAGATGGAAACTGGACTTTAATGTGTCCGAATGAATGCCCACATCTGTATGATACTTACGGAGATGAATTTGAGAAGCTATACCAGGGGTACGAAGAAGTAGGAAAAGGAAGGAAAACCATAAAGGCGCGTGAACTTTGGGAAAAGATTTTAGAAGCCCAGATTGAAACAGGAACGCCCTATATGTTATATAAAGATGCCGTAAATCGAAAAACAAATCATAAAAATTTAGGAACCATTCGATCTTCTAATCTATGTACGGAGATTATGGAATATACGGCCAAAGACGAAGTCGCCGTATGTAACCTGGCATCCATAGCATTACCGATGTTTGTCACAGAGAAAGAAAACGGAGAAACCTTTTTCAATCACAAAAAGCTATTTGATGTTACTAAAAAAGTAACCCGCAATCTGGGTGCAGTGATTGATATGAATTATTACCCTGTCAAAGAAGCAGAAAATTCAAATTTTCGTCATAGGCCTATTGGATTAGGAATACAAGGACTGGCAGATACATTCATTAACCTACGCTTGCCTTTTACATCGGAAAAAGCAAAACAATTAAATCAGGATATTTTTGAAACCATATATTTTGCTGCAGTTACTTCTTCTATGGAAATAGCTAAAGCTAAAAAAGAACCCTATTCAACATTTAAAGGTTCTCCGATGTCAGAAGGTGAATTTCAGTTTAATATGTGGGGCATTAAAGACGAAGAATTAAGTGGAAATTGGGATTGGGGAAAATTACGCAAGAATGTTATGAAATACGGTGTAAGGAATTCACTTTTGGTAGCACCTATGCCAACAGCATCTACTTCCCAAATTCTGGGAAATAACGAAGCCTTTGAACCCTATACTTCCAATATTTATACAAGAAGAGTATTGTCCGGAGAGTTTATAGTAGTAAATAAGCATTTACTGGAAGATTTAGTAGAATTAGATTTGTGGGATAATGACATGAAAGAAGATATCATGCGTGCAAATGGCTCCATCCAGCACATAGAAAAAATTCCCGCGACATTAAAAGAACTATACAAAACCGTTTGGGAAATGAGTATGAAAGATATTATAGATATGGCTCGTCACAGAGGGTATTTTATCGATCAATCTCAATCCCTAAATTTATTCATGAAAGATCCGGATTTTGCAAAGTTAACATCCATGCATTTTTACGGATGGAAATCCGGCTTAAAAACAGGTATGTACTATCTAAGAACTAAGTCTGCAGTAAATGCGATTCAGTTTACACTTTCTAAAGAAAAGAAAGTAAATGAAGTAGAAAAACCGATAAGCCCGGAAGAATTTAAAACCATGATAGATGCATCTAAAAATGCGGACCCTGATGATTGTTTAATGTGCGGTTCCTAAGCATTAATAAGAATTAAATAAAAAATAAAAGTATAAGTTTACCCTGATTATTTATATGGTCAGTTGTTGTATTCTTTTAAAAAAAGAGTATATTTGCACCCGCATTTTCAATAATGAAGTGTAAAAAGAAGCTAATATAAACGAAATAAGTATGTATGCAATTGTAGAGATAGCAGGGCAGCAGTTTAAAGTAGCAAAAGACCAAAAAGTATATGTTCACCGTTTACAAGAAACAGAAGGTACTAAAGTAACTTTTGATAAAGTAATGCTAGTAGAAGATAAAGGGAACGTAACTATTGGCGCCCCGGCTATAGAAGGAGCTGCAGTGACAGCTAAAATTTTGAATCACCTCAAAGGTGATAAAGTAATTGTTTTTAAAAAGAAAAGAAGAAAAGGCTACAAAAAGAAAAATGGACATCGTCAATATTTGAGCGAAATTCAAATTGAGGGTATTACTACCTCGGGAACAAAGAAAGCTCCGGCCAAAAAAGCAGCTGCTCCTAAAAAAGAAAAAACAGCAACGGCTCCGAAAGTAGAGGTAAAAAAAACAACGTCTGATGATCTAAGTTCAATGACTGTTGCACAATTAAAAGCTTTGGCCAAAGAAAAAGACATCAAAGGATATACTTCTCTAAAGAAGGCCGAGCTGATTGAAATATTAAGTAAATAAGAATCAATTTTAAAACCATATAGAGCCATGGCACATAAAAAAGGAGTTGGTAGTTCGAAGAATGGTAGAGAATCCGAATCAAAACGATTAGGTATTAAAATTTTTGGAGGGCAGGCTGCAATCGCAGGTAATATAATCGTTCGCCAAAGAGGAACCGGTCACAATCCGGGAGAAAATGTATATATGGGAAAAGACCATACATTACATGCCAAAATAGATGGAATTGTCCAATTCAGAAAGAAAAAAAATAATAAATCTTATGTTTCTGTAGTTCCTTTTGAGGCTTAAGAAATATAAACAGAAATAAGGAAATCGCCCGGAAAGTATTCCAGAGCGGTTTTTTTGTTATTTTAAATACCTTTTGATTTTTTCTACTTCAAAAATAATCTTCCACTGATGTTATACAAGACACGATGCGCTTTCAAACTTTTAAATATAAAACTAAATTTACATAAAACAGCTTCTCAAATTTAATTTTTCTTAACTTTTGAATAACAGAAATTTATTCGAAAAATTAATGTGCAACATTGAATGAAAATAGATATATTTTAATACCTTGTGCATATTATTTATAACCTAAATTCATGGTATGAAAAAAATTTACTTTACACTTTTATCGACTCTTTGTTTTAGCACTTTTTCCTTTGGGCAAATCATTATTACGGAGTTGGCAGACCCAAATAACAATTCAAGCGCCAGATATGTTGAAATTTACAATGTGAGTACAGGAGCAGTTGATTTAACAAATTGGTCATTGAAAAGATGGACAAATGGAGGAACTACAGTATCTACCGTAGTTGATTTATCATCCATTGGTAATTTAGCATCAGGAGCTTTTGCTATTATTGCTTCCAATGGAACTACATTTCAATCCGTATATGGAATGACAGCAGATATTTCTGCAGGAACCGGAGGCCCGGCAGATAGTAATGGAGATGATCAAATTGCTATTTTTAATGCCTCGGATGTTATGATTGACATTTTCGGCGTGCCCGGAGAAGACGGATCCGGAACATGCCATGAATTTGAAGACGGAAGAGCAGAGCGCAAAGCTTCTGTAACTGCTCCAAACACAACATGGGATGAATCCGAATGGAATGTCTGGGCAGATAGTACGGTATCAGGATGTACAAGCCATACAAATTCACCGAGGACTGCACCGGGAGATTATAATCCGAAATCATGGATTGGTGCCGCTTCAGGGCCTGCTATATCTGCGGGTGCTGCGGTTACCGAACTGGATTATTTTGAAGGTAACGGGCCGTCAACAGAACAAATATTCTCTGTAGAAGGAATTAACTTAACTGGAAATATCACTGTTACTGCTCCTGCAAACTTTGAAATTTCTACTACTTCCGGAAGCGGTTTTGGAAATACTGCGATGCTTACACAATCCGGAGGTACGGTAAGTTCAACCAATATTTATGTACGTTTGGCAGCAGGATTAAGTTCAAACTCATATTCCGGAAATGTTACCTTATCTTCTGCAGGAGCTGCTGATCAAACGGTTGCATTGTCAGGAACCGTAAGTCCGGCAGATCCGCAGATTTCAATTACTGCTTTTTTAGATAATTTGAATTATATTATTAGTGTTGGAGGGCCTTCTCCGGAAGATACGTTTTCTGTTTCCGGATTGTTTTTAACAAATGATATTGTTATTACAGCACCGGCAAATTTTGAAATTTCTCTAACTTCCGGAAGCGGCTTTGGAAGTTCCGTAAACATCACACCCAGTTCAGGAACAGTAGTAAGTACAGACATATATGTTCGTTTGGCAGCGGGTTTAAGTGCGGGTAATTATAACGGCAATATTACAGTATCTTCCACAGGGGTCACTACTCAAACCATAGCCGTAAATGGGAATGCATATGGGCCTCCCACCAATAGCATGGTTATAACAGGTATATTTGACGGGCCTTTGTCAGGTGGTACTCCTAAAGGAATTGAATTGTATGTATTAAATAATATAGCTGATTTAAGCTTATATGGAGTAAGTTCTGTGACAAATGGCGTCGGTTCCTCAGCAGGTAATGTAGAATATAATTTTCCTTCCGGAGCTGTAACTGCGGGAAGTTTTATTTATTTGGCAACTGAATCCCCAAATTTTACTACTTTTTTTGGAATGGCACCCACTTATGTCGACGATGTTGTATCTATTAATGGAGATGACTCCATTGAATTATATGAGAGCGGGCAGAGCATAGATGTATTCGGAGATGTTAATACAGATGGTTCCGGTCAGGTATGGGATCATTTAGACGGATGGGCATACAGAAATTCCAATACCGGGCCGGAAGGAACTACTTTTACTCCAACAAATTGGTCTTATAGCGGAATAAATGCTTTAGATGGAGAAGCATCAAATTCTTCTGCCGAAACTCCATTCCCCATAGGAACTTATATGGCAACTGCCTCCACAGAGGATAGTTCGATAGGTGGCTTTTCCGTATATCCGAATCCGGTAAACCATAAGAGATTTACAATTACTACCAATACCAATACTATTTCAGAGAAGAGTATAGAAATATTTAATGTATTAGGCAGGCAGGTATTTACTGCAAAGTTTACTTCAAATCATAATACAGTAGATATACCTTCCCTAAGCTCCGGAGTTTATATTCTTAAAGTGTTAGAAGGAAGAAAATCTGTAACAAAAAAATTAGTTGTTAGATAAGTTTAGGTAATCATAGTATAATTTTTAACAAAAGCCTCCTATAAAAGTACTTTATAGAGGGCTTTCTGTTTTTTATTTGAGTGAGAATCTTTGTAGCATTGATTTGGCAAAAAAAACTCAACGTTGAAAAAATTTTCAAAAAGTAAGAAATTTGAAACTAAATCAATCCAAATACGGAATATATCCTATTTTTGACAAAGGTCTCTAAGTATTTTTAAATTGGAAAAAGTATTATATAAAAAAACTCAAACCGAAGGGATTTGAGTTTCTAGAGATATTAATTATGAAGTTATGGGGATTCATGAATTAATATACTTATAATTAAAACAAAGAATAATAATATAAGAAATTTAATACCGATGTAAAGGTAATCCAATCTTGAATACTTGTCAATAACAGAAAATAATAAAATTTTCATCTAACGGAAAACAGTGATATAGTGATATGATTTTAGCATTTAAGGACTGGCCATATATGGTAGTAGACATAGCTTATTTCATGCTCTCTTATTAGTTCTTCGTTAAAAAACAATTCTTAATTAGGTGGTAAGCATTCATGTGAAGTGCATGTTATTTAGTATCTTTAAAAAAAAATAAATGCTTCAAATCAACAACCTGACTATCTCTTTTTTTTCTAATAAGGTAGAAAATACAATTGTAAAAAATATTTCTTTTGAACTGGGCAAAAACAAAATTTCAGGAATGGTAGGTGAATCCGGAAGCGGAAAATCTATTACTTCTTTAGCTATTTTGAGACTATTGCCAAAAAATACACAGGTTAAAGGTGAAATTATTTTTGAAGGAGTTGATATTCTAAAATGCCACCCGAAACAAATTTTAAATATACGGGGAGGGAAAATCGGAATGGTTTTTCAAGAACCTATGAGTTCACTAAATCCTACACTTACATGCGGGTACCAAGTTGCGGAGATATTAAAACAACATACAAATGTGTCATCCGAAAGAATTAAAAAAGAAGTGATACAGTTATTTGCAAAGGTAAAGCTACCTCAACCCGGGAGAATATATACATCTTACCCACATCAAATAAGCGGAGGGCAAAAACAGAGAGTAATGATTGCTGTGGCAATTGCTTGTAAACCGAAATTGCTAATTGCAGATGAACCCACCACAGCTCTTGATGTAACAGTTCAGAAAGAAATTTTACGATTACTAAAAGAATTGCAAGCAGAAACAAAGATGAGTATCTTATTTATTTCTCATGATTTAGAGTTAGTTTCGGAAATAGCTGACACAGTTATTGTAATGCATAATGGAACTATTGTAGAGCAAGGAAATACAAAAACTATTTTTAAAAAACCAAAAGAAAATTACACGAAAGCTTTAATTGCATCAAAGCTTACATTAGATAAAAGGTTTAAAATATTGCCAACTATTCGGGATTTTATGGAAAAATCCGTAAAAAACAGACTGTATACAAATGTCGAGAGAGCAAAATTTCATAAAAAAATATATGCAACTCCCCCTGTACTTGAAATCATTAATTTAGAAAAACAATTTATTTCCAAAGCGAGTTGGTTTAGGAAAAAAAGCATTACGAAAGCAGTTGATGCTGTTAGTTTTAAACTCTATGAAGGAGAAACTTTAGGTTTGGTAGGAGAATCGGGTTGTGGAAAAACAACTTTAGGAAAAACAATATTGCATCTGGAAAAAGCAACATCTGGACACATTTTTTACAAAGGGAAAGGCATTACTAAAATGAAAAAGAATGCATTAAAAAGTTTTCGAAAAGAAATTCAAATCATTTTTCAGGATCCATTTTCTTCTTTAAATCCCAGGATGACCGTCGGTAGCGCAATTATGGAGCCGATGAAGGTTCACAAAATTTTCTCAAATACTAAAGACAGAAAAGCATATGTTTTAGAGCTATTACAAAAAGTAGAGTTAACATCATCGTACTTCAAAAGATACCCTCATGAACTTTCAGGAGGGCAAAGACAGAGAATAAGCATTGCCAGGGCCATTGCTTTACAACCTAAAATAATCATTTGTGATGAGTCGGTCTCTGCACTGGATGTTTCCGTGCAAGCTCAGGTTTTAAATGTATTAAACAACCTCAAAAGAGAATTTAATTTTACATATATCTTCATTTCACACGACTTATCCGTAGTGAAATATATGTCAGATCAATTAATTGTTATGAATAAAGGAAAAATTGAAGAAGCAGGTGATGCGGATATTATTTATAAAAACCCTAAAACGGCTTATACCAAATCTTTAATTGAGGCAATTCCCAGAGGGATTTAAACCCCAATGATGCATTAGAAAATCTATTACAGCTTGAAATCGTTTCAAAATATATTCGCTTCACTGCATTTTTGAAATGAGTCGTAGCGCTGCCTACGCTACATTCCGGAAAACGCTATATTTTATCACGATTTCAACCTTCATTACGAAGTTCTAATGCATCATCCGGGTTAAATAACTCCTCATCTTTTCGGATCGAGTTATATATAGTATATTGCAGCGTTAAATCATTGAAGATAAATAGATGAGGATTATTGTTCCAATGGCTGGGATTGGGTCAAGGTTAAGACCACATACGCTAACAGTACCTAAGCCGTTAACTGTAATAGCGGGGAAGCCCATTGTTCAGAGGTTGGTAGAAGATATTGCAGCCATTGTAAAACAAGATATAAAAGAAATAGCCTTTATCATTGGGCCTGCAGCAAAAGGTTTTTCTGAAAACACGCGGAAAGTATTATTAAAAATTGCAAATACATTAGGAGCAAAAGGATCTGTATATATACAAGAAGACACTTTAGGCACAGCACATGCTATTTATTGTGCTAAAGACTCGTTAGACGGGCCATGTGTTATTGCTTTTGCAGATACACTTTTTAAAGCTGATTTTACTTTAGATGCAAATGCAGATGGTGCAATTTGGGTAAAGAAAGTAGCTGACCCAAGTGCATTTGGAGTCGTGAAATTAAGCGATGGTTATATTACTGATTTTGTTGAGAAGCCAAAAAAATTCGTCTCTGATTTAGCCATTATCGGAATCTATTATTTTAAAGATGGCAACAGAATAAAACAAGAAATTAAACATTTGATAGCTAATGATATCAGGCCTTCGGGAGAATTTCAGTTGACCGAAGTGCTGGAATCTTTAAAACAACAAGGTGCTAAATTTATCCCCGGGAAAGTAGATATTTGGATGGATTGTGGCAAAAAAGACCCTACGGTAGCTACCAATAAAACCATACTAAAAATTGAAAAAGATAAAGGAACAAATCTGGTCTCCAAAACAGTCGTATTAGATCATTCGGAAATCATCCCACCTTGTTTTGTAGGAAAAAATGTAGTACTTAAAAACACGGTCATCGGGCCTTATGTTTCTATTGGATCCAATAGTTTGGTTAAAGATTCTGCTGTTAAAAATTCCTTAATACAATCGAATGTTACTATTACAAATGCTACCTTAGATAACGCAATGATTGGAAATCATGTAAAGTATAATGGAAATTATACTTCGGTAAGTATTGGAGACTATACCGAGCTAACATAAAACAGTATGAATAAAAGGATTACAATACTAATTTTTTTAGGGTTTTTGTACTATCCTTTTTTTTCTTTAGCACAAGACAGTATTCCTACTGCTAAAGATATTTCCGAAGAAAAAGAGTTAAAATTTCAGCAATATTTCTTTAAAGCACTTTCGGAAAAATCCATTATGAACTATGAAAACGCCATAAGAAATCTTGAGAACTGCCATGAGCTTCTACCGAATACGGTTTCTGTACTTTTTGAACTTTCTAAAAATTACTTATTCCTAAATAGAACAACAGAAGCCAAAATATACATAAAAAAAGCATTGGCAAAAAAACCGGATGATATCTGGATGCTTTCTCATCTGGTTGCGATATATAAAAAAGAGTACGATTATAAAAATGCGATCATCACTCAGAAACAAATCATCAAAACGGACCCTTCCAAAAGAGAGGGTATGGTGTTCCTTTATGTACAAAATAAAGAGTATAAAAAAGCTATCGAGTTAATGGATATACTTGAATATGAAGAAGGGCTTTCCGAGAATTTAAAAAAATTAAAAACCAATCTTCACAGAGGAAAATCGAAGCCGGTTGAAAAAAAAGAACCTGCGGATTTAAAAGCTTTGATAAAAAATTTCGAAAACAATCCGTCCTCTTTTAAGGTACTGAAAATGATTTTACAAAAAGCAGCTTTAGAAGATCAAACCATCCTTAATATATATAGCAAAGAAGCTGTTGAATTGTTTCCGGCTCAACCATTTGTCTATTTAATGCGCGGGAGATTTCTAAATTATCAGAAATCATATAAAAAAGCGTTAGTCATACTACAAAGTGGTATTGATTTTGTAATTGACAATAAAAGCATGGAAGCAGGTTTTTATGATGAAATTTCCAAAGCTTATCTTGGGTTAAACAACATCGCTAAGGCTGATGAGTATAGAAATAAAGCAAAGAGATTAAGAGCCGTTAAATGAAAAAATTGATATCTGTTAATGTCCTTTCCCTACTACTGGTAGCGGTTTCCTGTAAAACCACAAAGAATGTTGTTGATACCAAAGACATAAAAAAAATGTCTGCAAAGAAAATTATCAAAAAACATGTAAGCAATACATCTGGTGCAAATACACTTGAAGCCAAAATCAAGGCAAAATACCGTAGTACGAATGGAGAAAAAAGTGAGAAGCATAGTTTTACCGTTCGACTTAGAATACAAAAAAATGAGGTGATTTGGCTGAAAATCTCTAAAACAATTACGATATTTAAAGTCAAAATCACACCCAATTCTCTTCGTTTTTATTCTCCTCATGAAAAAATATATTTTGAAGGTAACTTTAAAATATTAGAACGCATATTGGGAATGGAGATCGATTTTTTTCAGCTCCAAAAAATGCTAGTAGGCGAAAGTATCTTTGACCTAAGAGAAAAAAAGTATATAGCCTCAATAGAAAATAAATCATACAAACTGGTGCCTAAAGTAGAAGAACAACTATTTGAGATATTTTTTAATATAAATCCGTATCATTTTAAACTAAGCAAATTCTATATAAAAAATAATCAAAAAGATCAGAGTTTAAAGGTACATTATACAAAGTATAAAGATTTTCATACGGAACAGGTTCCTGTCGGTATGGGGATCCAAGCAAAAGACGGAATAAAGAATACTCGTATGGATTTGGATTACAGAAGTATTGAACTAAACAAACCTCTTAACATTCGTTATAGAGTTCCAAAAGGTTATAAGCGTATTACATTATAGTGCTAAAAAAATATACAGCCATATTATTTTTTCTCTTTCTAGGAGTTTCAACACTTGCTCAAAAAAAGACCCGCAAGCAGCTGGAAATTGAACGGAAAAAACTCAAGATTGAAATTAGAAAAGTAAATAAACTGCTTTTTGATACGCAAAAGAAAGAGAAAAATGCACTAAACGATTTAAAAGATATCAATCAGAAAATAACAGTTAGAAACAAATTAATTGAAACCATCCGTTTAGAGACTACTATTTTATCCGAGGAAATCAAAGCAAATGAAAAAAAAGCGAAGAAACTGACAAAAGAGTTGGCAGTTTTAAAAGCAGATTATGCAGATATGATTTTTAAATCGTATAAAAGTAAATCACAACAGAGCAAAATGATGTTCATATTGTCTTCTAAAAATTTCTATCAGGCTTATAAACGATTGCAATATATGAAACAATACACTGCATATAGGAAAAAACAGGGAATAGCTATTGATGTACAAAAAACAACCATAAAGCAATTAAATGATTCACTGACTTATCAGAAAGCATTAAAAGATACATTAGCAATTTCAGAAGAAAATGAAAAAGAGAAAATAGAAATCGATAAAAAAAACCAGGAAAAGTTAATTGCCCGGATTAAGAAAAAAGAAAATAAATACAAGAGGGAACTGCAAAAAAAACAAAAAGAAGAAAAAATAATTGCAGCAAATATTGATAAATTAATAAAAGCTGCAATTGCCAGATCGAATGCAAAAAAGGGGGCAAAAAAATCAAAGGGTTTTGCATTGACTCCCGAAGCTAAAGCCCTGGCAAGCCGCTTTGAAAAAAACAAAGGCAGGTTGCAATGGCCATTGAAAAGCGGATTGGTTGTAAGGCGTTTTGGAAGGCAGGCACA
This window of the Flavobacteriaceae bacterium genome carries:
- a CDS encoding DUF4292 domain-containing protein — encoded protein: MKKLISVNVLSLLLVAVSCKTTKNVVDTKDIKKMSAKKIIKKHVSNTSGANTLEAKIKAKYRSTNGEKSEKHSFTVRLRIQKNEVIWLKISKTITIFKVKITPNSLRFYSPHEKIYFEGNFKILERILGMEIDFFQLQKMLVGESIFDLREKKYIASIENKSYKLVPKVEEQLFEIFFNINPYHFKLSKFYIKNNQKDQSLKVHYTKYKDFHTEQVPVGMGIQAKDGIKNTRMDLDYRSIELNKPLNIRYRVPKGYKRITL
- a CDS encoding peptidoglycan DD-metalloendopeptidase family protein; translation: MLKKYTAILFFLFLGVSTLAQKKTRKQLEIERKKLKIEIRKVNKLLFDTQKKEKNALNDLKDINQKITVRNKLIETIRLETTILSEEIKANEKKAKKLTKELAVLKADYADMIFKSYKSKSQQSKMMFILSSKNFYQAYKRLQYMKQYTAYRKKQGIAIDVQKTTIKQLNDSLTYQKALKDTLAISEENEKEKIEIDKKNQEKLIARIKKKENKYKRELQKKQKEEKIIAANIDKLIKAAIARSNAKKGAKKSKGFALTPEAKALASRFEKNKGRLQWPLKSGLVVRRFGRQAHPTLKGITINSTGLHILTDEGKSAECIFNGTVLAVQILAEGKKNILVQHGNYISAYNNLETAFVKSGDEVKTGQQLGTIFTDKLTGKTKLIFVLFKNTTRLNPSFWIAKR